In Cataglyphis hispanica isolate Lineage 1 chromosome 10, ULB_Chis1_1.0, whole genome shotgun sequence, a genomic segment contains:
- the LOC126852515 gene encoding cell division cycle and apoptosis regulator protein 1-like isoform X2, whose amino-acid sequence MSNLSPFGGGKNPPWVRNAGQGIQNIQQQMLGQAMGSIGGQPMVQYQQQTQQVYQQSLGLQQPSITMASMATLGSNLPSGIAGQLYPQVATVSYPTPRALNTNAFQPSVTGVPQQVQQNVPSSSTKQRVFTGTVTKVHDNFGFVDEDVFFQTSACVKGSNPVVGDRVLVEASYNPSMPFKWNATRIQVLPMSNNSNNANTQQTNQSNRQQQQQQQQPNRTSSTYNAVPPPTENPNNRFTTSTTNSNATSNRNKVGRVRERSPRERRNDDEEIERKRRREERIREREKKEDRSPSRTRRSKSPRPRRRTRVVPRYMVQIPKIALDLPEADVLEIRRRYQNMYIPSDFFSTNFRWVDAFPPHMPFTLNKPCSFHVTHKDVDPCNENTSVLEPSDADYLFSAKVMLISMPAMEEIYKRCCGVSEDRDPDRDYVHPTRLINFLVGLRGKNETMAIGGPWSPSLDGPNPEKDPSVLIRTAVRTCKALTGIDLSSCTQWYRFLELYYRRAETTHKSGRVVPSRVETVILFLPDVWSCVPTRLEWDGLQLNYKKQLERKLLRASSNTDDLDAANETDEAAVADQKDDSMPEKKDPTHYSELDPKSMNVNELRQELAARNLSSKGLKSQLLARLLKAVKSEQAKEEGRQDEDDNEEDVSPPSKEEDDKKFRDSKDHDEDKRKLYERERAVLEKRYTLPDSSHIIVHPSRMAKSGKFDCTVMSLSVLLDYRPEDTKEHSFEVSLFAELFNEMLMRDFGFRIYRALSSLPEKIKEKDEDKKKDKKDDKRDDKKDDKRKEDEKKSSKKDEKRDDKKREEAKDKKDDKDAKSKMDEKDKEKDKNDDEEEDEEDETDDDDSVKDGRRDRDKDGKKRKTKLYTYDPYLLLSFVYFDQTHCGYIFDKDIEELIYTLGLNLSRAQVRKLVQKVVTRDSLHYRKLTDKSKEDDLKDEKKDDKENDRGDSTKAENEEDILRSLALGNKKLLPVFVGSGPPSKRARREDSLLEKGDEEIIPEGIVLYKGSLLDVEKLVGQLKRSEKARLDTEDRMMEIQHELTVVNEKSIKQTNNIKSLSEDLKMYKDKLRSTEEKLKKVSTDCHTYLTAVKNIYHIAAKMMQSDTRKVEVVEIQDEKIGSEINGSETENKFKTDTRWGDNKVQVKKEPMDIDKDKKSDNKTSVKKEITEMDKEKK is encoded by the exons ATGAGCAATCTGTCACCCTTCGGCGGCGGCAAGAACCCACCGTGGGTCCGCAATGCAG GCCAAGGTATACAGAATATCCAGCAGCAAATGTTAGGTCAAGCCATGGGTAGCATCGGAGGGCAGCCAATGGTGCAGTACCAACAGCAAACTCAACAAGTATACCAACAAAGTCTGGGACTACAGCAA CCCAGTATCACTATGGCATCAATGGCAACCCTTGGCTCAAATTTGCCATCGGGTATAGCGGGACAGTTATATCCACAAGTCGCTACAGTCTCTTATCCAACACCACGAGCATTAAACACAAATGCTTTTCAGCCTTCTGTAACAGGTGTACCGCAGCAGGTACAACAGAATGTACCTTCGTCATCTACAAAGCAAAGAGTTTTCACAGGCACTGTTACCAAAGTACATGATAATTTTGGCTTTGTAGATGAAGATGTATTTTTCCAAACTAG TGCATGCGTGAAGGGATCTAATCCTGTAGTAGGAGATCGTGTGCTCGTAGAGGCATCATACAATCCTTCTATGCCATTCAAATGGAATGCCACTAGAATACAAGTGCTCCCTATGAGTAACAATAGCAACAATGCAAATACTCAACAAACTAACCAATCAAACCGtcaacaacaacagcaacaacaacagccAAATAGGACATCAAGCACTTATAATGCTGTACCGCCTCCTACTGAAAATCCCAATAATAG GTTTACAACAAGTACAACAAATTCCAATGCTACCAGCAATCGTAACAAAGTTGGTAGAGTAAGAGAAAGATCTCCACGCGAGCGGAGAAACGATGACGAAGAAATAGAACGGAAGAGACGTCGAGAAGAGAGAATAAGAGAACGCGAGAAAAAAGAGGACCGAAGTCCATCAAGAACTAGAAGAAGCAAATCGCCCAGACCTCGTCGGCGTACGAGAGTTGTACCGCGTTATATGGTACAAATACCGAAAATCGCACTTGATCT GCCTGAAGCAGATGTTCTTGAGATAAGAAGACgctatcaaaatatgtatattcctAGCGACTTCTTTTCAACTAACTTCAGATGGGTCGATGCCTTTCCACCACATATGCCATTTACCCTTAATAAACCATGTTCCTTTCATGTTACGCATAAAGACGTTGATCCGTGTAATGAAAATACATCAGTACTAGAACCCTCGGATGCTGATTATCTATTCTCTGCAAAG GTCATGCTCATTTCTATGCCTGCCATGGAAGAGATATACAAAAGATGTTGTGGCGTTTCTGAAGATAGGGATCCAGATCGCGATTACGTTCATCCTACACGccttataaatttcttagtaGGTTTACGGGGCAAAAATGAGACAATGGCCATAGGTGGACCATGGAGTCCCTCATTAGATGGGCCTAATCCTGAAAAAGATCCGTCTGTATTAATTAGGACGGCCGTGAGGACCTGTAAAGCGCTTACCGGCATAGATTTGTCCAGCTGCACTCAGTG GTACCGCTTCCTGGAACTCTACTACAGACGCGCAGAAACGACCCACAAGTCCGGGCGAGTGGTACCCTCTCGCGTTGAAACCGTCATACTATTTCTCCCAGATGTTTGGAGCTGTGTACCTACCAGATTGGAATGGGACGGGCTACAACTCAACTATAAGAAACAACTGGAACGAAAGTTGCTGCGTGCCTCTTCTAACACCGACGATTTGGATGCTGCCAATGAGACCGATGAGGCTGCCGTCGCTGATCAAAAG GATGATTCTATGCCTGAGAAGAAAGATCCTACGCACTATTCTGAGCTAGATCCAAAATCTATGAAC GTAAACGAATTGCGTCAAGAACTAGCAGCTCGTAATTTAAGCTCGAAAGGCTTGAAGTCACAATTGCTAGCAAGACTTTTGAAGGCTGTAAAATCGGAACAGGCCAAAGAAGAAGGTCGGCAAGATGAAGATGATAATGAAGAGGATGTTTCGCCGCCATCGAAGGAAGAggacgataaaaaatttagagatagcaaagat catGATGAAGATAAGAGAAAACTATACGAACGAGAACGTGCCGTACTCGAAAAGAGGTATACTTTGCCTGATTCATCACATATTATTGTTCACCCCTCTAGAATGGCCAAGAGTGGAAAATTTGACTGCACAGTTATGTCTTTGAGCGTATTATTAGACTATAGGCCGGAAGATACCAag GAGCATTCTTTTGAAGTATCTCTATTTGCTGAACTGTTCAATGAAATGTTGATGCGAGATTTCGGCTTCCGCATCTATCGTGCATTGTCCAGCCTCCCTGAAAAAATTAAGGAGAAGGacgaagataaaaagaaagataagaagGATGATAAGAGAGATGACAAGAAAGACGACAAGAGGAAGGAAGATGAGAAAAAATCTAGtaagaaagatgaaaaacGGGATgataagaagagagaagaagccAAAGATAAGAAGGATGACAAAGATGCAAAAAGTAAAATGGATgaaaaagacaaagaaaaggataaaaatgaCGATGAAGAGGAAGATGAAGAAGATGAGActgat GATGACGATTCTGTGAAAGATGGTAGAAGGGACAGAGACAAAGATGGAAAGAAACGGAAAACAAAACTGTATACATATGATCCTTACCTTTTGCTATCATTTGTATATTTCGATCAGACACATTgcggatatatatttgataaggACATAGAAGAACTTATTTATACTCTGGGATTGAATTTATCAAGAGCTCAAGTGCGAAAACTAGTGCAAAAGGTTGTTACGAGAGATTCTTTGCATTATCGCAAATTGACAGATAAATCAAAAGAAGATGATTTAAAGGATGAAAAGAAAGATGATAAAGAAAACGATAGAGGTGACTCAACTAAAGCAGAAAATGAGGAAGATATATTGCGTTCACTTGCTCTTG gaaataaaaaattattaccagTATTTGTGGGAAGTGGACCGCCTTCGAAAAGGGCGCGAAGAGAAGATAGCCTTTTAGAAAAAGGCGATGAAGAAATTATTCCAGAAGGTATTGTTTTGTACAAAGGCTCCTTATTGGATGTAGAAAAACTCGTTGGTCAATTGAAAAGATCTGAGAAAGCGCGTTTAGACACTGAAGATCGTATGATGGAAATTCAGCATGAACTAACTGTAGTCAATGAAAAATCCATAAAAcaaactaataatattaaaagtcttTCGGAAGATctaaaaatgtacaaagatAAATTGCGAAGCACAGAAGAAAAGCTCAAGAAGGTTTCT actGATTGCCATACTTATCTAACtgcagtaaaaaatatttatcatatagcAGCAAAAATGATGCAGAGTGATACAAGAAAAGTAGAGGTAGTAGAAATTCAAGATGAAAAGATTGGCAGTGAAATAAATGGTTCAGaaacggaaaataaat
- the LOC126852580 gene encoding elongation of very long chain fatty acids protein AAEL008004-like, which produces MTSVVTNLVHSYRDLMDNQSDPRVNDWIMMSSPFPTVAICLSYAYFSKVLGPKLMENRKPFNLRGILIMYNLIQTIFSAWIFYEYLMSGWAKGYSIRCQPVDYSSSPIALRMARTCWWYYFSKFTEFFDTLFFILRKKNQHVSTLHVIHHGIMPFSVWMGVKFAPGGHSTFFALLNTFVHIVMYFYYMVAAMGPQFQKYIWWKKYLTSMQMVQFVMIMCHQFQLLFTECDYPRSFMIWIGLHGVLFLGLFSDFYKTKYVGSISKSSAKRMHNGTSGGGCMPVLDENDSATHNGVSSYATIYNKEYNSCYSNGTNNGYVANNNITDKKLA; this is translated from the exons ATGACGAGCGTAGTAACAAATCTGGTGCATAGTTATAGGGACCTCATGGACAATCAGTCTG ATCCCAGGGTAAATGATTGGATAATGATGAGCAGCCCCTTCCCGACCGTGGCGATATGCCTGTCGTACGCTTACTTTAGCAAAGTTCTGGGACCGAAGCTGATGGAAAACAGAAAGCCTTTCAATCTTCGCGGAATCCTCATAATGTATAACCTCATACAAACTATCTTCTCCGCTTGGATATTCTACGag TATTTGATGAGCGGTTGGGCGAAAGGCTACAGTATCCGATGCCAGCCGGTGGACTATTCGTCCAGTCCGATAGCTCTTAGAATGGCGAGAACCTGTTGGTGGtattattttagcaaattCACCGAGTTCTTCGACACG ctaTTCTTTATTCTGAGGAAAAAGAATCAACACGTTTCAACGCTTCACGTAATTCATCATGGGATAATGCCCTTTTCCGTATGGATGGGGGTGAAATTCGCACCGGGCGGTCATAGTACTTTCTTCGCCCTCTTAAACACTTTTGTACACATCGTGATGTACTTCTATTACATGGTAGCCGCAATGGGACCACAGTTTCAGAAGTACATTTGGTGGAAAAAGTATCTTACTAGCATGCAAATG GTTCAATTCGTGATGATCATGTGCCATCAGTTCCAATTGCTCTTCACCGAGTGCGATTATCCGCGGAGTTTCATGATCTGGATCGGTCTGCACGGTGTTCTATTCCTCGGATTGTTCTCGgacttttataaaacaaaatatgtggGCTCCATAAGCAAAAGCTCCGCGAAAAGAATGCACAATGGTACGTCTGGTGGAGGTTGTATGCCGGTTCTGGACGAGAACGATAGCGCGACGCACAACGGCGTGTCTTCGTACGCCACGATCTACAACAAGGAATACAACAGCTGTTATAGCAATGGCACGAACAATGGTTATGTCGCCAATAATAACATCACAGATAAAAAGCTCGCTTAG
- the LOC126852515 gene encoding cell division cycle and apoptosis regulator protein 1-like isoform X1, giving the protein MSNLSPFGGGKNPPWVRNAGQGIQNIQQQMLGQAMGSIGGQPMVQYQQQTQQVYQQSLGLQQPSITMASMATLGSNLPSGIAGQLYPQVATVSYPTPRALNTNAFQPSVTGVPQQVQQNVPSSSTKQRVFTGTVTKVHDNFGFVDEDVFFQTSACVKGSNPVVGDRVLVEASYNPSMPFKWNATRIQVLPMSNNSNNANTQQTNQSNRQQQQQQQQPNRTSSTYNAVPPPTENPNNSRFTTSTTNSNATSNRNKVGRVRERSPRERRNDDEEIERKRRREERIREREKKEDRSPSRTRRSKSPRPRRRTRVVPRYMVQIPKIALDLPEADVLEIRRRYQNMYIPSDFFSTNFRWVDAFPPHMPFTLNKPCSFHVTHKDVDPCNENTSVLEPSDADYLFSAKVMLISMPAMEEIYKRCCGVSEDRDPDRDYVHPTRLINFLVGLRGKNETMAIGGPWSPSLDGPNPEKDPSVLIRTAVRTCKALTGIDLSSCTQWYRFLELYYRRAETTHKSGRVVPSRVETVILFLPDVWSCVPTRLEWDGLQLNYKKQLERKLLRASSNTDDLDAANETDEAAVADQKDDSMPEKKDPTHYSELDPKSMNVNELRQELAARNLSSKGLKSQLLARLLKAVKSEQAKEEGRQDEDDNEEDVSPPSKEEDDKKFRDSKDHDEDKRKLYERERAVLEKRYTLPDSSHIIVHPSRMAKSGKFDCTVMSLSVLLDYRPEDTKEHSFEVSLFAELFNEMLMRDFGFRIYRALSSLPEKIKEKDEDKKKDKKDDKRDDKKDDKRKEDEKKSSKKDEKRDDKKREEAKDKKDDKDAKSKMDEKDKEKDKNDDEEEDEEDETDDDDSVKDGRRDRDKDGKKRKTKLYTYDPYLLLSFVYFDQTHCGYIFDKDIEELIYTLGLNLSRAQVRKLVQKVVTRDSLHYRKLTDKSKEDDLKDEKKDDKENDRGDSTKAENEEDILRSLALGNKKLLPVFVGSGPPSKRARREDSLLEKGDEEIIPEGIVLYKGSLLDVEKLVGQLKRSEKARLDTEDRMMEIQHELTVVNEKSIKQTNNIKSLSEDLKMYKDKLRSTEEKLKKVSTDCHTYLTAVKNIYHIAAKMMQSDTRKVEVVEIQDEKIGSEINGSETENKFKTDTRWGDNKVQVKKEPMDIDKDKKSDNKTSVKKEITEMDKEKK; this is encoded by the exons ATGAGCAATCTGTCACCCTTCGGCGGCGGCAAGAACCCACCGTGGGTCCGCAATGCAG GCCAAGGTATACAGAATATCCAGCAGCAAATGTTAGGTCAAGCCATGGGTAGCATCGGAGGGCAGCCAATGGTGCAGTACCAACAGCAAACTCAACAAGTATACCAACAAAGTCTGGGACTACAGCAA CCCAGTATCACTATGGCATCAATGGCAACCCTTGGCTCAAATTTGCCATCGGGTATAGCGGGACAGTTATATCCACAAGTCGCTACAGTCTCTTATCCAACACCACGAGCATTAAACACAAATGCTTTTCAGCCTTCTGTAACAGGTGTACCGCAGCAGGTACAACAGAATGTACCTTCGTCATCTACAAAGCAAAGAGTTTTCACAGGCACTGTTACCAAAGTACATGATAATTTTGGCTTTGTAGATGAAGATGTATTTTTCCAAACTAG TGCATGCGTGAAGGGATCTAATCCTGTAGTAGGAGATCGTGTGCTCGTAGAGGCATCATACAATCCTTCTATGCCATTCAAATGGAATGCCACTAGAATACAAGTGCTCCCTATGAGTAACAATAGCAACAATGCAAATACTCAACAAACTAACCAATCAAACCGtcaacaacaacagcaacaacaacagccAAATAGGACATCAAGCACTTATAATGCTGTACCGCCTCCTACTGAAAATCCCAATAATAG TAGGTTTACAACAAGTACAACAAATTCCAATGCTACCAGCAATCGTAACAAAGTTGGTAGAGTAAGAGAAAGATCTCCACGCGAGCGGAGAAACGATGACGAAGAAATAGAACGGAAGAGACGTCGAGAAGAGAGAATAAGAGAACGCGAGAAAAAAGAGGACCGAAGTCCATCAAGAACTAGAAGAAGCAAATCGCCCAGACCTCGTCGGCGTACGAGAGTTGTACCGCGTTATATGGTACAAATACCGAAAATCGCACTTGATCT GCCTGAAGCAGATGTTCTTGAGATAAGAAGACgctatcaaaatatgtatattcctAGCGACTTCTTTTCAACTAACTTCAGATGGGTCGATGCCTTTCCACCACATATGCCATTTACCCTTAATAAACCATGTTCCTTTCATGTTACGCATAAAGACGTTGATCCGTGTAATGAAAATACATCAGTACTAGAACCCTCGGATGCTGATTATCTATTCTCTGCAAAG GTCATGCTCATTTCTATGCCTGCCATGGAAGAGATATACAAAAGATGTTGTGGCGTTTCTGAAGATAGGGATCCAGATCGCGATTACGTTCATCCTACACGccttataaatttcttagtaGGTTTACGGGGCAAAAATGAGACAATGGCCATAGGTGGACCATGGAGTCCCTCATTAGATGGGCCTAATCCTGAAAAAGATCCGTCTGTATTAATTAGGACGGCCGTGAGGACCTGTAAAGCGCTTACCGGCATAGATTTGTCCAGCTGCACTCAGTG GTACCGCTTCCTGGAACTCTACTACAGACGCGCAGAAACGACCCACAAGTCCGGGCGAGTGGTACCCTCTCGCGTTGAAACCGTCATACTATTTCTCCCAGATGTTTGGAGCTGTGTACCTACCAGATTGGAATGGGACGGGCTACAACTCAACTATAAGAAACAACTGGAACGAAAGTTGCTGCGTGCCTCTTCTAACACCGACGATTTGGATGCTGCCAATGAGACCGATGAGGCTGCCGTCGCTGATCAAAAG GATGATTCTATGCCTGAGAAGAAAGATCCTACGCACTATTCTGAGCTAGATCCAAAATCTATGAAC GTAAACGAATTGCGTCAAGAACTAGCAGCTCGTAATTTAAGCTCGAAAGGCTTGAAGTCACAATTGCTAGCAAGACTTTTGAAGGCTGTAAAATCGGAACAGGCCAAAGAAGAAGGTCGGCAAGATGAAGATGATAATGAAGAGGATGTTTCGCCGCCATCGAAGGAAGAggacgataaaaaatttagagatagcaaagat catGATGAAGATAAGAGAAAACTATACGAACGAGAACGTGCCGTACTCGAAAAGAGGTATACTTTGCCTGATTCATCACATATTATTGTTCACCCCTCTAGAATGGCCAAGAGTGGAAAATTTGACTGCACAGTTATGTCTTTGAGCGTATTATTAGACTATAGGCCGGAAGATACCAag GAGCATTCTTTTGAAGTATCTCTATTTGCTGAACTGTTCAATGAAATGTTGATGCGAGATTTCGGCTTCCGCATCTATCGTGCATTGTCCAGCCTCCCTGAAAAAATTAAGGAGAAGGacgaagataaaaagaaagataagaagGATGATAAGAGAGATGACAAGAAAGACGACAAGAGGAAGGAAGATGAGAAAAAATCTAGtaagaaagatgaaaaacGGGATgataagaagagagaagaagccAAAGATAAGAAGGATGACAAAGATGCAAAAAGTAAAATGGATgaaaaagacaaagaaaaggataaaaatgaCGATGAAGAGGAAGATGAAGAAGATGAGActgat GATGACGATTCTGTGAAAGATGGTAGAAGGGACAGAGACAAAGATGGAAAGAAACGGAAAACAAAACTGTATACATATGATCCTTACCTTTTGCTATCATTTGTATATTTCGATCAGACACATTgcggatatatatttgataaggACATAGAAGAACTTATTTATACTCTGGGATTGAATTTATCAAGAGCTCAAGTGCGAAAACTAGTGCAAAAGGTTGTTACGAGAGATTCTTTGCATTATCGCAAATTGACAGATAAATCAAAAGAAGATGATTTAAAGGATGAAAAGAAAGATGATAAAGAAAACGATAGAGGTGACTCAACTAAAGCAGAAAATGAGGAAGATATATTGCGTTCACTTGCTCTTG gaaataaaaaattattaccagTATTTGTGGGAAGTGGACCGCCTTCGAAAAGGGCGCGAAGAGAAGATAGCCTTTTAGAAAAAGGCGATGAAGAAATTATTCCAGAAGGTATTGTTTTGTACAAAGGCTCCTTATTGGATGTAGAAAAACTCGTTGGTCAATTGAAAAGATCTGAGAAAGCGCGTTTAGACACTGAAGATCGTATGATGGAAATTCAGCATGAACTAACTGTAGTCAATGAAAAATCCATAAAAcaaactaataatattaaaagtcttTCGGAAGATctaaaaatgtacaaagatAAATTGCGAAGCACAGAAGAAAAGCTCAAGAAGGTTTCT actGATTGCCATACTTATCTAACtgcagtaaaaaatatttatcatatagcAGCAAAAATGATGCAGAGTGATACAAGAAAAGTAGAGGTAGTAGAAATTCAAGATGAAAAGATTGGCAGTGAAATAAATGGTTCAGaaacggaaaataaat